A stretch of Melospiza melodia melodia isolate bMelMel2 chromosome 24, bMelMel2.pri, whole genome shotgun sequence DNA encodes these proteins:
- the EME1 gene encoding crossover junction endonuclease EME1 has product MAESDLGSESSEEENLPSFAYLLQPSPCLGEPSRPRSPSPKPEVAEVVKMVSSGSEEGMDVVPLHERVKMRVGAEPEPFSLGADDEGEASGICASGDLMAPGSEGLRQDLTPSGEVACGSETGTRSVERSPLCSLPVDSDGPGSPPVGRERPETSLPLKKRQYSQKEREAICQNVWQRRKEQEAKRRKQEEEKERKRAVAKMLKAQRPGECQKYITVVLDPVILQVEGGEQILSALQAANYSCVFENHAVPCSITWRRKTVTSQMGGGDEWTEEPNVLVLLGLEEFLSMAHSYKQNADGCAERQKETLQSYVAHMMERMPGRILALAVVGVENYFRSLQVQPKQRLRQTAASGNQEKRGERRKKEAKDSSLDLSRMDVKEALVDLQLSTQVQISIFESSEELGEYATMFTKAVAEAPYKRERENTGFSFYLEKDCCRGVKVDPSGKGLLKVWKRQIQQFNRVSSEMAEAIVSAYPSPQLLIQAYERCSSEQERENMLANIAVHRGEGVTATARRVGPELSRRIYLHMTSHDPDLCLDFTG; this is encoded by the exons ATGGCGGAGAGCGACTTGGGCTCTGAGAGCAGCGAGGAGGAGAACCTGCCCTCCTTCGCCTACCTGCTGCAGCCGTCCCCATGCCTCGGCGAGCCGAGCCGCCCGCGGTCGCCATCTCCTAAGCCTGAAGTGGCAGAGGTTGTCAAGATGGTGAGCAGCGGGAGCGAAGAGGGGATGGACGTCGTCCCCTTGCACGAGAGGGTCAAGATGAGGGTGGGAGCGGAGCCTGAGCCCTTCAGCCTGGGCGCTGATGATGAAGGAGAGGCGTCTGGGATTTGTGCTAGCGGTGACCTGATGGCTCCTGGGAGCGAAGGGCTTCGGCAAGACCTGACGCCGTCTGGAGAAGTAGCTTGTGGTAGTGAGACTGGTACACGCAGTGTTGAGAGATCCCCCTTGTGCTCCTTGCCAGTCGACTCTGACGGGCCTGGCAGCCCCCCGGTAGGCAGAGAAAGGCCAGAAACATCGCTCCCTCTCAAGAAGCGACAATATAGTCAGAAGGAACGGGAGGCAATCTGCCAGAATGTATGGCAGAGAAGGAAAGAGCAAGAAGCAAAGAGAaggaagcaggaggaggagaaagagaggaagagagCCGTTGCCAAGATGCTGAAAGCTCAGCGGCCAGGAGAGTGCCAGAAATACATAACAGTGGTGCTGGATCCAG TCATCTTACAGGTAGAAGGTGGCGAGCAGATCCTTAGTGCTTTGCAGGCTGCCAATTATTCCTGTGTGTTTGAGAACCACGCTGTTCcctgcagcatcacctggaggagaaagacagtgacatcacag ATGGGAGGAGGAGATGAATGGACAGAAGAACCAAATGTTCTGGTTCTGCTTGGCTTGGAGGAGTTTTTGTCCATGGCTCACAGCTACAAGCAA AATGCTGATGGCTGTGCAGAAAGGCAGAAGGAGACCCTGCAGAGCTATGTGGCTCACATGATGGAGAGAATGCCTGGGAGAATTCTGGCTCTGGCAGTAGTTGGAGTAGAAAATTATTTCAG GTCTCTTCAAGTTCAGCCAAAACAAAGGCTGCGACAGACAGCAGCAAGTGGGAATCAAGAGAAACggggagaaaggaggaaaaaggaagcTAAGGATTCTAGCTTGGACTTATCCAGAATGGATGTGAAAGAA GCCCTGGTGGATCTGCAGCTGAGCACACAAGTCCAAATCAGCATTTTTGAGAGCAGTGAGGAGCTTGGGGAATATGCCACTATGTTCACCAAAGCTGTGGCTGAAGCACCATACAA GCGAGAGCGAGAGAACACAGGGTTCTCTTTCTACTTGGAGAAGGACTGTTGCAGAGGGGTGAAGGTGGATCCTTCTGGAAAGGGTCTCTTGAAAGTTTGGAAGAGGCAGATACAGCAATTTAACCGTGTCAGCTCTGAGATGGCTGAGGCTATCGTGTCTGCCTACCCTTCTCCTCAGCTTCTGATCCAG GCCTACGAGCGGTGCTCCtcggagcaggagcgggagaacaTGCTGGCCAACATCGCCGTGCACCGCGGCGAGGGCGTCACGGCCACCGCCCGCCGCGTCGGGCCCGAGCTGTCCCGCCGCATCTACCTGCACATGACTTCCCACGACCCCGACCTCTGTCTGGATTTCACTGGCTAG
- the MRPL27 gene encoding large ribosomal subunit protein bL27m, protein MAALGRLFLTTHQPSLVAVRWASKKSGGSSKNLGGRSPGKRYGFKKAEGAFVHAGNILATQRLIRWHPGAHVGMGRNKTLYALEDGIVRYTKEVYVPPPRSSESRDVICQLPKGAVLYKTFISVVPTTEVGSFKLVNML, encoded by the exons ATGGCGGCGCTGGGACGGCTGT TTCTGACCACTCACCAGCCAAGCCTGGTCGCTGTCAGATGGGCTTCTAAGAAAAGTGGGGGCAGCTCGAAAAACCTGGGCGGCCGCAGCCCGGGGAAACGCTATGGCTTCAAAAAAGCCGAAG GTGCCTTTGTCCACGCAGGGAACATTCTGGCCACGCAGCGCTTGATCCGCTGGCACCCCGGCGCCCAC GTGGGGATGGGCCGGAACAAGACCCTCTATGCCCTGGAGGATGGCATTGTGAGATACACCAAGGAGGTCTACGTGCCCCCACCCCGCAGCAGCGAGAGCAGGGATGTGATCTGCCAGCTGCCCAAAGGAGCAGTCCTTTATAAAACTTTCATCAGTGTTGTCCCTACCACAGAGGTAGGAAGCTTCAAACTCGTCAACATGCTGTGA
- the LOC134428669 gene encoding uncharacterized protein LOC134428669, whose protein sequence is MAQPAEASGHTATASASMDNNVLAIVIAATVSTSVFIVAILILLLLLYHRDPMCCQFLCSCRLFQTPSQYDRPPPYFSSSQQLVGPQRGASRLESPAENPGMQGDELFCVGPPSTYQLPSWEQPRLPSYESVRKKDRQQEIHQMIANRFGLWAEPSQEMPPPYEHALRHPPAFSGTGMSSETLDRHGVPEPFHTPLSYQTQRNTAV, encoded by the exons ATGGCGCAGCCCGCGGAGGCCTCGGGCCACACCGCGACCGCCAGCGCCAGCATGGACAACAACGTCCTGGCCATCGTCATCGCCGCCA CGGTGTCCACCTCCGTCTTCATTGTGGCGATCctcatcctgctgctgctcttgtaCCACCGGGACCCCATGTGCTGCCAATTCCTCTGCTCCTGCCGCCTTTTCCAGACCCCCAGCCAGTAT GACCGCCCCCCGCCCTActtcagcagcagccagcagctggTGGGACCCCAGCGTGGAGCCTCACGGCTGGAGAGCCCTGCTGAGAACCCGGGCATGCAG GGAGACGAGCTGTTCTGTGTGGGACCCCCCAGCACGTACCAGCTGCCGTCCTGGGAGCAGCCCCGCCTGCCCAGCTACGAGAGCGTGCGCAAGAAAGATCGCCAGCAGGAAATCCATCAGATGATTGCCAACAGGtttgggctgtgggcagagccaTCCCAGGAG ATGCCACCTCCTTATGAGCATGCTCTGAGGCATCCTCCAGCTTTCTCAGGAACAGGAATGAGCTCAGAGACCTTGGACAGACATGGTGTTCCAGAGCCTTTCCACACCCCCCTGAGCTACCAAACCCAGCGGAACACCGCGGTGTAA
- the XYLT2 gene encoding xylosyltransferase 2 encodes MVAGGRARKLVRRYRLAAATALAILLLQGLVLWSSAGLDEEGLAEERQKKAGFPESSDGSKDSDSSAGRRSSAGRKHGRWRGRPDSAGAAVSKVVRAVTARHKPGWRLPAMLDSSSHRNLSELRGEAQLAIFQQGDTGSVEGAPQPTDNSFTPKCEITGKDALSALARASSKQCQQEIANVVCLHRAGSLMPQSVPRHCQLSGKVSPVIQWDESRLQQGPPSKPVRIAYMLVVHGRAIRQLKRLIKAVYHQQHFFYIHVDKRSNYLHREAVELARHYPNIRVTPWRMVTIWGGASLLKMYLRSMKDLLELSEWPWDFFINLSATDYPTRTNDELVMFLSKYRDKNFLKSHGRDNARFIKKQGLDRLFHECDSHMWRLGERRIPEGIVVDGGSDWFSLTRSFVEYVVYAEDQLVSQLRQFYTYTLLPAESFFHTVLENSHACETLVDNNLRVTNWNRKLGCKCQYKHIVDWCGCSPNDFKPQDFLRLQQLSRPTFFARKFESTVNQEVLEILDTHLYGSYPANTPAIKAYWENVYDRVDGLGGLTDVTLTFYTAFSRLGLRKASSTPAAKADELCRFEPQGFPSSVHLYFYDDRFQGYLVMQEVQNLATGQTESLEMWMMPQGALKLSGHGGQANRLQNLEVGTEWDPKERLFRNFGGLMGPFDEPVAMQKWSRGPNLTATVVWIDPTYIIAASYDITVDAEAEFTQYKPPLNHPLRPGVWTIRLLQFWEPLGENQFLVVPQTFNSKQPLRKDDSSWLHGGPPRNEYMDQNFQGLGGILSLPRSEAAQEDAAQKARLTGRELQDWADAAIGTFWSAANVCVSSPSACAPLETCSKTSWSSLSPDPKSELGPVKPDGRLR; translated from the exons ATGGTGGCCGGCGGGCGGGCGCGGAAGCTGGTGCGGCGCTACCGGCTGGCGGCCGCCACGGCTCTCGCCATCCTCCTGCTCCAGGGACTCGTGCTCTGGAGCTCCGCCGGCCTCGATGAGGAGGGCCTGGCCGAG GAGCGGCAGAAGAAGGCTGGCTTTCCCGAGAGCAGCGACGGCTCCAAGGACTCGGACAGCTCTGCCGGGCGCCGCAGCAGCGCCGGCCGCAAGCACGGCCGCTGGCGGGGCCGGCCGGACAGCGCCGGGGCCGCCGTGTCCAAGGTGGTGAGAGCCGTCACGGCCAGGCACAAACCGGGCTGGCGCCTGCCGGCCATGCTGGATTCCTCCAGCCACAGGAACCTGTCGGAGCTGCGTGGGGAGGCCCAGCTGGCCATCTTCCAGCAGGGTGACACGGGCAGCGTGGAGGGGGCTCCTCAGCCCACTGACAACAGCTTCACCCCCAAGTGCGAAATCACGGGCAAGGACGCCCTGTCGGCGCTGGCCCGGGCCAGCAGCAAACAGTGCCAACAGGAGATTGCCAACGTGGTGTGTCTGCACCGGGCCGGCAGCCTCATGCCCCAGTCCGTGCCTCGCCACTGCCAGCTCTCAG GCAAGGTCAGCCCTGTGATCCAGTGGGACGAAAGCCGGCTGCAGCAGGGGCCCCCCAGCAAGCCTGTGCGCATTGCCTACATGCTGGTGGTGCACGGCAGGGCCATCCGCCAGCTGAAGCGGCTCATCAAGGCCGTGTACCACCAGCAGCACTTCTTCTACATCCACGTTGACAAG CGCTCCAACTACCTCCATCGCGAGGCTGTGGAGCTGGCCCGGCACTACCCCAACATCCGTGTGACACCCTGGCGCATGGTGACCATCTGGGGAGGTGCCAGCTTGCTGAAGATGTACCTGCGGAGCATGAAGGACCTGCTGGAACTGTCTGAGTGGCCCTGGGACTTCTTCATCAACCTGAGTGCCACTGATTACCCCACAAG GACCAATGATGAACTGGTGATGTTCCTGTCCAAATACCGAGATAAGAACTTCCTGAAGTCACATGGCCGAGACAACGCCAG GTTTATCAAGAAGCAGGGCCTGGACCGCTTGTTCCACGAGTGTGACTCCCACATGTGGCGCCTGGGCGAGCGCCGCATCCCTGAGGGCATCGTGGTGGACGGGGGCTCTGACTGGTTCTCGCTGACACGCAGCTTTGTGGAGTATGTGGTCTATGCTGAGGACCAGCTGGTGTCCCAGCTGCGCCAGTTCTACACCTACACACTCCTGCCAGCTGAG TCCTTCTTCCACACGGTCCTGGAGAACAGCCACGCCTGCGAGACGCTGGTCGATAACAACCTCCGAGTGACCAACTGGAACCGGAAGCTGGGCTGTAAGTGCCAATATAAACACATAGTCGACTGGTGCGGGTGCTCCCCAAATGACTTCAAACCCCAGGACTTCCTTCGGCTACAG CAACTCTCCAGACCCACCTTCTTTGCCCGCAAGTTTGAGTCGACGGTGAATCAGGAGGTGCTGGAGATCCTGGACACGCACCTCTACGGCAGCTACCCCGCCAACACCCCGGCCATCAAGGCCTACTGGGAAAACGTCTATGACCGTGTGGATGGGCTGGGCGGCCTCACCGATGTCACCCTCACCTTCTAtacagccttctccaggctggggcTCCGCAAAGCCTCTTCCACGCCGGCAGCCAAGGCTGACGAGCTCTGCAG ATTTGAGCCTCAAGGATTCCCCTCCAGTGTGCACTTATATTTCTATGACGACCGTTTCCAGGGTTACCTGGTGATGCAGGAAGTGCAAAATTTGGCAACTGGGCAGACTGAATCCTTGGAGATGTGGATGATGCCCCAAGGAGCTCTGAAGCTGTCCGGTCATGGAGGGCAGGCAAACCGCTTGCAAAACCTAGAG GTGGGCACAGAGTGGGACCCCAAGGAAAGACTCTTCCGCAATTTTGGAGGCTTGATGGGGCCTTTTGATGAGCCGGTGGCCATGCAGAAGTGGTCACGGGGCCCCAACTTGACGGCCACGGTGGTGTGGATTGACCCCACCTACATCATTGCCGCCTCCTACGACATCACGGTGGATGCTGAGGCAGAGTTCACCCAGTACAAGCCCCCCCTCAACCATCCCCTGCGCCCTGGTGTCTGGACCATCCGCCTCCTCCAGTTCTGGGAGCCTCTGGGGGAGAACCAGTTCCTGGTGGTGCCTCAGACCTTCAACAGCAAGCAGCCTCTCAGGAAAG ACGACAGCAGCTGGCTGCATGGTGGCCCCCCCCGCAACGAGTACATGGACCAGAACTTCCAGGGCCTGGGCGGGATCCTCAGCCTGCCGCGCTCCGAGGCAGCGCAGGAGGATGCGGCGCAGAAGGCGCGGCTGAcgggcagggagctgcaggactggGCGGACGCTGCCATCGGCACCTTCTGGTCTGCAGCGAATGTCTGTGTCAGCAGCCCCTCTGCCTGCGCTCCCCTGGAGACCTGCAGCAAAACCTCCTGGAGCTCCCTCTCCCCAGACCCCAAATCAGAACTGGGGCCTGTCAAACCTGACGGGCGGCTGAGGTAG